In Erigeron canadensis isolate Cc75 chromosome 6, C_canadensis_v1, whole genome shotgun sequence, the following are encoded in one genomic region:
- the LOC122606126 gene encoding putative aldehyde oxidase Art an 7 produces MASLCKTYIVFLLVWPQLFSFCVFAARGAGGRGNHGGGGGADYTKPEIVTNFKGAWVVDNPNAGVAAMQLQLMPNDKVVWFDTTSLGPSARKLDPPGNCPRNPDLKNQPDCFAHAIAYDWKTSKSRTIVLSGEPWCSSGNLWPNGNLVATGGTFSGVKAIRMLPKDDPNANFIERKDALGDFRWYASNQVLEDGSAILVGGREAFSIEIVPPSLDFKPRRIDFPFLKETCTPPKGPNRFIENNLYPFVYLLPDGNVFLFANDRAVNLDPKSGRILKKHSVLRGGSRNYPASGMSALFPLKLSDDNTHPLNVEVVVCGGNKPDAFEKVDAKHVKEKIYVPALQDCHRIHPMKDGANWANEQVMPTPRVMGDLLHLPTGDLIMINGAKKGTAAWEDAIEPNFVPIIYSPNKPRGQRFKEMAPTTIARMYHSTAALLPDTRILVAGSNPHEFYTFNIPLPTELRVEKFSPHYLDPALDKDRLEICDPRTDKVLKYGAPFKIAVTFKSNIKLLLGEAKVTLVYPPFTTHGFSQNQRLIVPKIKGIDNNVISALAPPSGKIAPPGYYMMFVNRLGVPGHGIWVHID; encoded by the exons ATGGCTTCATTATGCAAAACCTATATCGTTTTCCTCCTCGTATGGCCTCAATTGTTTTCATTTTGCGTATTTGCCGCCCGAGGGGCCGGTGGTCGTGGCAATCATGGTGGAGGAGGAGGAGCCGATTACACAAAGCCAGAGATTGTAACCAACTTTAAAGGAGCATGGGTGGTGGATAATCCAAATGCAGGTGTGGCTGCCATGCAACTACAATTGATGCCTAATGATAAAGTCGTTTGGTTTGATACAACCTCACTTGGCCCTTCTGCTCGAAAGTTAGACCCCCCGGGAAATTGTCCTCGTAACCCGGATCTCAAAAACCAGCCCGATTGCTTTGCACATGCTATCGCCTACGACTGGAAAACCTCAAAAAGTAGAACCATTGTG CTATCAGGTGAACCATGGTGCTCTTCAGGGAACTTGTGGCCTAATGGTAACCTTGTGGCTACAGGAGGTACCTTTAGTGGTGTCAAAGCTATTAGAATGCTTCCTAAAGATGACCCGAATGCAAATTTTATTGAAAGAAAAGATGCTCTTGGTGACTTCAGATG GTATGCATCTAATCAAGTTTTAGAAGATGGAAGTGCAATATTGGTTGGAGGTCGGGAAGCCTTCAGCATTGAAATTGTCCCACCATCACTTGACTTCAAACCGAGACGAATTGACTTCCCTTTCCTCAAAGAAACGTGTACACCTCCAAAGGGACCAAACCGATTCATCGAGAACAACCTGTACCCGTTCGTTTACCTACTTCCAGACGGCAATGTGTTCCTTTTTGCCAACGACCGGGCTGTCAACTTAGATCCAAAATCAGGAAGGATTCTTAAAAAACATTCTGTGTTGCGTGGTGGCTCTCGAAACTACCCTGCTTCCGGAATGTCTGCTCTGTTTCCACTCAAGCTTTCTGATGACAACACACATCCGCTTAATGTGGAAGTTGTTGTTTGTGGTGGTAACAAGCCTGATGCATTTGAAAAAGTTGATGCAAAACATGTCAAAGAGAAAATATACGTACCTGCATTACAGGATTGCCATAGAATCCATCCAATGAAGGACGGTGCTAATTGGGCGAACGAACAAGTAATGCCAACACCGAGGGTCATGGGCGACCTTTTACACCTCCCGACTGGAGATCTTATCATGATTAATGGCGCGAAAAAAGGTACTGCTGCTTGGGAGGATGCGATCGAGCCTAATTTTGTACCAATCATATATAGTCCAAATAAACCAAGGGGTCAAAGGTTTAAGGAAATGGCTCCTACAACTATTGCTAGAATGTATCATTCTACTGCAGCATTGTTACCGGACACTAGGATTTTGGTTGCTGGTAGTAACCCACACGAGTTCTACACTTTCAATATCCCACTCCCAACCGAATTGAGAGTCGAGAAATTCTCTCCTCATTACCTAGATCCTGCCCTTGATAAGGATAGGCTCGAGATATGTGACCCTCGGACCGATAAGGTTTTGAAGTATGGTGCACCATTTAAGATTGCTGTTACATTCAAGTCTAACATAAAGTTATTGCTTGGTGAGGCTAAGGTAACTTTGGTTTACCCACCTTTCACCACTCATGGATTCTCCCAAAATCAAAGACTGATCGTTCCCAAGATAAAGGGGATCGATAATAATGTGATCAGCGCTCTTGCACCACCGTCTGGAAAGATTGCGCCTCCGGGTTACTATATGATGTTTGTGAATCGCCTTGGCGTTCCCGGACATGGTATTTGGGTACATATTGATTAG